The sequence AGGGCACCAAACTCGTCCTGGTCGACGGCCAGTCCATCACCCCCGGCATGACCCGGTCCGACGGCTCCACCGCACCGGGCAAGTTCACCGAGGGGTTCCTGCGCATCGACCGGGGCACGGTCCTCGGCATCCCCGTCTCGGTACTGATCTTCGGCGCGCTCACGGTCGTCGCCTGGGTGTTCCTCGCCCGCACCCGCTGGGGCCGCGTCCTGTACGCGATCGGCGCGAACCCGGAGGCCTCCCGGCTGGCCGGCATCCGCGTCGGCGCCTACCGGGCCCTGGCGTACGTCCTGTCCGGCGTCCTCGCCTCGATCGGCGGCCTCATCCTGGCCTCCCGCATCGGCCAGGGCGACGTCTCGGCCGGCACCTCCCAGCTCCTGGAGGCGGTGGCGGTCGCCCTGGTCGGCACCTCCGTCCTCGGCCGGGGCCGCCCGAACGTCTGGGGCACCGCCCTGGGCGCCGTCCTGATCGGCATCATCACGACCGGCCTGACCATCAAGGGCCTGCCGTACTACACGCAGGACGTCGTCGAGGGCGCCGTCCTCATCCTCGCCCTGATCTTCAGCTTCACCCTGTCCAAGCGCCGCACCGCATAAGGGAGTTCACAGTTCTCATGGGCTACCGCATCCTGGAGACCGAGGACGTGCCCGCGTACCTGCGCGAGCGCGGCCACTGGGACGACCTGGACGACATCGAGGTCCGCGAGGTCTCCGACGGCAACATGAACCGCGTGTTCCTCGCCTCGAACGCCGCCGGCACCCGGGGCCTCGCCGTCAAGCAGGCCCTGCCGTGGGTGAGGGTCGCGGGCCCCTCCTGGCCGATGAGCCCCGAGCGCGCCGACGCCGAGGCCCGCGCCTACGAGCAGGTCGCCAGGGTCGCCCCGGACAAGATCCCGGCGATCCACGGCTACGACGCCGACAACTACGCCCTCGTCATGGAGGACATGTCCGACCTGGAGGTCCTGCGCACGGCCCTCAACGAGGGCGGCGCCTACGGCCCGGACACCTCCCGCAGGATCGGCGAGTTCGTCGCCCAACTCACCTTCGCCACCAGTGACTTCGGCATGCCCTCCGCCGAGCGCAAGGCCCTGATCGCCGCCTCTGTCAGCCCCGAGCTGTGCAGGATCACCGAGGACGTCGTCCTCTCCGAGCCCTACATCGAGCACGAGCACAACCACTGGCTCCCCGAACTCGGCGACCTCGCCGCCGAGTTCCGTGCCGACACCCGGCTGCGCACCGAGGTCGCCGACCTGCGCCACACCTTCATGACCTCCGCGCAGGCCCTGCTCCACGGCGACCTGCACACCGGCAGCGTCATGGTCGGCGAGCGTGACCACACCCCTGTCGTACGGGTCTTCGACCCCGAGTTCTCCTTCGTCGGCCCGATCGGCTACGACCTCGGCCTGTACTGGGCCAACGTCCTGGTCTCCCGGGCGCGGGCGCACGCCCTCGGCGCGGTCACCGACCACGCGGCCCAACTCGGCCTCACCTGGGAGGGTTTCGAGACGGAGTTCCGCCGCCTGTGGCCGGCCCGCGTCGACACCTTCTTCGACGACGCGTACCTCGACCGCTTCCTGCGCCGCGTGTGGACCGACGCGGTCGGTTTCGCCGGCACCGAGATCGTGCGCCGCATCATCGGCTTCGCCCACCTCACCGACCTGACGACCCTGCCCGACCCGGTCCCCGCCTCCCGGGCGACCCTCTTGCTCGGACGGCAACTCATCCTTGGGAGAGCGGAGTTGCACCGCCCCGGGGACATCGACAGCTTGCAGAGTGCCGAGGCGCCGCAGGTGTGAACGAGCCAACAGGTGTGCCGATGCTGTGAGTTCGCGTGACGAGCAGCGTGCGCACGGTGACAATCTGCTCATGGACACGCTACGGGGCGGACGGGACGGGCGGGACGGAGGGCACGGGCGGGACGGGTGGAGGCCACCGTCCGAGGTGCGCAACATCGTGCGGGACAGCACGATCGAGTATCTCGTCCAGGCCGGCTGGATCCAGGGCGACCTCGTCGTCAATCTGCCGCCCCCGCGCGAGCCCGTCGACACCGCGGCCGAGGAACTGGCCCGATCGGTACGCGCCCAGTGGTCGGCCGAGGTGGCCGCCTGGGAACTCGGGGACTTCGAGGGCCCGCTCGCGGTGCGCTGGCTCGCCCGCTGGGGAACCACCGCTCCGGCCGGCACCGCCGAACCCCCCACACGGCCCGCGCGCAGCGACCGGCTCGGTGACATCGCGGACACCCTGCTCGACCTGGACGCACGACGCCTCCTCGTCCTCGGCGGCCCCGGCTCCGGCAAGTCGACCCTGCTCGCCATGACCGTCGTCCTGCTCGCCGGACGCCATCTGGGCGATGTGACCCGCCGGATGCCCGGCGACCGGGGCGTACCCGTCCCGCTGCTCCTCTCCCTCGAGTCGTGGGACGCGGAGAGCGTGGGGCTCCGCGACTGGCTGGTCGGCCGGCTCACGGAGGACCACCCCGGGCTGCCCCGGGTGACCGGCGCGCATCCGGCCCGCCGCCTCGTGCGCGACGGCCGCGTACTGCCCGTGCTCGACGGCCTCGACGAACTGCCCGACCACCGCCGGGCCGCCGTGGTCCGCGAACTGAACGCCACCCCCAGGGAGTTGGGGTTCGTCCTGGCCTCCCGGACACACGAGTACCGGACGCTCGACGTCAGGGTCACGGGCGCCTCCGACATCGAGGCCCTGCCGGTCGGCCCGCGCGACGCCGCGGTCCATCTGCTGCGTACGGCCGACGAGCAGCGGCACGAGCGGTGGGGCCCGGTCCTCGACGAACTCGCCGACCACCCCGAAGGACCGCTCGGCCAGGCCCTGTCCACACCGCTGATGATCTGGCTCGCCCGGCGCGCCCACCGGCCGGCCCACACCGAACCGGCCCGCCTCGCCGACCGCACCCGGCTGCCCACCCGGGAAGCGGTCGAGCGACACCTCATGGACACCGTCGTCCCGGCCGCCTTCGAACCCCGCGCCCACGACACCGAGCGGCTGCACGCGCCGGGCCACTGGAACCCCGCCCGCGCCAGGGGCTGGCTCGCGTTCCTCGCCCGCGAGCTGGAACGCCGCCGCACCGGCGAGTTCGCCTGGTGGCGGCTGAACCGGGCCAGGGCGGCACGGCTGCTCGCGATGCCGACCCTGGTCGCCCTGTGCATCGTCCTCGCCGAGTCGATGATGGCGATCGTGACCCGCGTCGAGGACACCTACGGCGACTCGCCCCAGTTCGACCACGACGTGTTCGACCGCAACTACCTGTTCGGCGCCGCCGTCATGGCCACCGGCATCCAGCTGACCACGCTCCAGTGGTACGGCGACCGCTTCTGGGAACCGCGCCGCAGGGCCAACCCCTTCAAGGCCGGAGCCGCGCTGCGCTCCGCGTCCCGCGCCGCCTCCGTGCGCCGCGCCCTGACCTCGCTCGCCATCCTCGTGGTGCCCGGCGCGCTGCTCCTGCTCATGGCACAGGGCGCGTACGAGAGCGACGCGTTCACGGCCCAGGCCGTCCTCGGGTACATCCTGCCCGCGCTCGTGATGCTCGTGATCGCCGCGCCCGCCGACACGGTCGACGCGGCGACCCCGGACGAACTGCTGGCGAGCGAGCGCCGCGCGGGCCTGCTCACCCTCGGCGTGGTCGCCCCGCTGATCGGCCTGGGCAGCGGAGCGCACAGCCTGCTGACCGGGCACGGCACGGTCGACTTCTGGGTCGCCTTCGCCAAGGGGGTGACGGGCGCGGTGATCGTCCTGGTCGCCGTCAGCCCCTGGTGCCTGTGGGTGGTCTCCAAGGCCTGGCTCGCCGTGCTCGGCCGGGTGCCCTGGTCCCTCATGGAGTTCCTGCGGGACGCGTACGGCGGGGGACTGCTCCAGCGGTACGGCGGCACGTACCGGTTCCGGCACCTCAGGCTCCAGGAACACCTGGCGGGCCACCCGGCCGCCCCGCTCCCGGCTGCCTCCACCACAGTCGGCCCGCGCCAGCCCCTCACCGTCACGGGCCCGCGGCAGCCGCGTCCCGCCGCACCGCCGCCCAGGCTGTCCGAGGTCCTGGACAGTCCACCGCCGCTGCACGAACTGCGCGGTCACACCGTCGTGTCCAACGACGACGAGTACGTCGTGGACGCCCGCGACCGCCGCCTCCCGCTGGGCCACTGGCCGCTGTGCGGTCTCTTCATGGTGCTCGCGGCGGTACGCATGGCCGCCACCGGCAACTGGGACAACGCGCTGGGCTGGACCAGCGTGCTGTTCTGGCCCGCCCTCGCCGCGTTCGTCAACCTGGTCGCGTTCCTGCTGCCGAAGATGCACCTGACTCTGCGGATCGACCACCGGGGGATCGTCGCGTCGAGGGGGCGCCGCCGGGCTGCGTACCCCTGGGAGGACGTTCTCGCCGTGCGGGTCCGGCAGGTGTACGTCCGTGGGCGCGACCAGCGGGTGTACGGGCCGCATGTACGGCTGCGGCCGGGGGCGCCGGAGCCGCCGTGGATGTTCCGGGGACGCGACGGCTGGTACCTGGTGATGGCACTGCACTTCCGGGAGAGCGTGCCGCCTGATCTCGCGGGTGCGCTCACCCGCTTCTCCGGCGGGCGTTGGCAGGGGTGAGCGTTTCCGCTGCGCGGCGAGTGTGCTGACGAGTCTGCGGGCCGGTGGGGGCCGGTTGCGCAGTTCCCCGCGCCCCTAAAAGACTGCGCAGTTCCCCGCGCCCCTACCCCCAGGGGCGCGGGGAACTGCGCAGTCTTTTCGTCTTTGGCGGCGCAGCCCCAAGGGGGCAGGCGGGCCTACTTGTTGTCGAGCAGGTTCTGGACCTTGCCGCGTATCTCGTCGTTCGCGAGGCCGCGGATCGTCAAGGTCGTGCGGCGGCGCAGGACGTCGTCCGCCGTCTCCGCCCACTCGTTGTCGCGGGCGTACACGACCTGCGCCCAGATCTCGGGCGCGTCCTCGTGCACGCGCTGGGCCAGCTCCGGGTTGTCCTCGGCGAGACGGGCGATGTCGAAGGCCAGCGAACCGTAGTGCGTCGCCAGGTGCTTGGCGGTGTCGGCGCCCATCCGCGGAGCGGGCGCGGGGGAGTCGACCAGGAGCCGGTGCGCGACCGCGCGCGGGTTGGCGACACCCGGCAGCGGCAGCTTCTTCGGCAGCGCGGAGACCGGCTCGAAGTCCTCGCCGAGCGGCCGGCCCGGCAGCGACTCCAGCTGCTTCATGACGGTCCGGCCGATGTGCCGGAAGGTCGTCCACTTGCCGCCCGCGACGGACAGCATCCCGCCCCGGCCCTCGGTGACGACCGTCTCCCGCTTGGCCTTCGACGTGTCGCCGGGGCCGCCGGGCAGGACGCGCAGCCCCGCGAAGGAGTACGTGATCAGGTCGCGGGTCAGCTGCTTGTCGCGGATCGAGAACGCGGCCTCGTCCAGGATCTGGGCGATGTCCTTCTCGGTGACCGAGACGTCCGCCGGGTCGCCCTCGTACTCCTCGTCGGTCGTGCCGAGCAGCAGCATGTCCTCCCACGGGAGGGCGAACGTGATGCGGTACTTGTCGATCGGTGTGGCCAGCGCGGCCTTCCAGGGGGAGGTGCGCTTGAGGACCAGGTGCGCGCCCTTGGAGAGGCGGATGGACGGCGCCGCGTTCTCGTCCTCCATCTTGCGCAGGTGGTCCACCCACGGCCCGGTCGCGTTCAGCACGAGGCGCGCCGACACGCCGAACTCGTCACCGGAGAGCGTGTCCTTCAGCTCGGCGCCGGTCACCCGCCCCCGGGTGAAGCGCAGGCCGGTGACCGCGGCGTGGTTGAGCACGGTGGCACCCGACTCGACGGCCGCGCGGACCGTCATCAGCGCCATCCGCGAGTCGTTCATCTGGTCGTCGCCGTACACGGCCACGGCCTTCAAATTGTCCGTACGCAGCTCGGGAACGTCCTGCGCGGCCTTCGACGGCGAGAGCAGATGGCCCACACCGTCGCCGAAGGCCGACAGCGCCGAGTACGCGAAGACACCCGCGCCCAGCTTCGCCGCGCCGTGCGGCCCGCCCTTGTACACGGGGAGGTAGAACGTGAGCGGGTTCGCCAGGTGGGGGGCCACCTGACGGGAGACCGCACGGCGCTCGAAGTGGTTCTCCGCCACCAGCTTCACCGCGCCGGTCTGCAGGTAGCGCAGACCGCCGTGGAGCAGCTTGGAGGAGGCGGAGGAGGTCGCGCCGGCGAAGTCGCCGGCGTCGACCAGGGCCACCCGCAGGCCCGACTGTGCGGCATGCCAGGCGGTGGAGATGCCCAGGATTCCGCCACCGATCACCAGGAGGTCGTATGTCGACTTGGACAGCTGCTCCCGGGTCTCGGCGCGGCCCACTGCCTTCGCATGGAACGCGGCGGAGCCGTCGGCCGGGTGCGTCCCAAGAGCCGGGACACTCTGCAGGGTGGTCATTGCGATCTACTCCTCGTCCTCGATCCAGCCCATGGTCCGCTCGACGGCCTTGAGCCAGCTCTTGTACTCACGGTCGCGGGTCTCCGCGGCCATGTTCGGGGTCCATTCCGCGGCCCGGCGCCAGTTGGCGCGCAGGTCCTCGGTGTTCGTCCAGAAGCCGACGGCGAGACCGGCGGCGTAGGCGGCGCCGAGGCAGGTGGTCTCGGCGACCATCGGGCGCACCACGGGTGCGTCCAGGACGTCGGCCAGGGTCTGCATCAGCAGGTTGTTGGAGGTCATGCCGCCGTCGACCTTGAGGGCCGTGAGCTCGACGCCGGAGTCCTTCGTCATGGCGTCGCTGATCTCACGGGTCTGCCAGGCGGTGGCCTCCAGGACGGCGCGCGCGATGTGCGCCTTGGTGACGTACCGGGTCAGGCCGGTGATCACACCGCGGGCGTCGGGACGCCAGTACGGGGCGAACAGACCGGAGAAGGCCGGCACGAAGTACGCGCCGCCGTTGTCCTCGACCGACAGCGCGAGCGTCTCGATCTCCGCGGCGGACTTGATCAGGCCCATCTGGTCGCGCATCCACTGGACGAGCGAACCGGTGACGGCGATGGAACCCTCAAGGGCGTAGACCGGCTTCTGGTCGCCGATCTGGTAACCGACGGTGGTCAGCAGGCCGCTGTACGAGTTGATGAGCTTGTCACCGGTGTTCATCAGCATGAACGTGCCGGTGCCGTACGTGGACTTGGCCTCGCCCTCGGAGAAACAGGTCTGGCCGAACAGGGCCGCCTGCTGGTCGCCGAGCGCGGAGGCGACCGGGATGCCGCCGAGCAGGTCGCCCAGCTTGCCGCCGGTGATCTCGCCGTACACCTCGGCGGAGGAGCGGATCTCGGGCAGCATCGCCATCGGGACACCGATGGACTCGGCGATCTGCTCGTCCCACTGCATGGTGTGCAGGTTCATCAGCATCGTGCGGGAGGCGTTGGTGACGTCGGTGACGTGCCTTCCGCCGTTCACACCGCCCGTCAGGTTCCAGATGACCCAGCTGTCCATCGTGCCGAAGAGGATGTCGCCGGCCTCGGCGCGCTCGCGCAGGCCCTCGACGTTGTCGAGCAGCCAGCGGGCCTTCGGTCCCGCGAAGTACGACGCGAGGGGCAGGCCGGTCTGGCGGCGGAAGCGGTCCTGGCCGACGTTGCGGCCGAGCTCCTTGCAGAGCGCGTCGGTGCGGGTGTCCTGCCAGACGAGGGCGTTGTGGACGGGCTCACCGGTGTTCTTGTCCCACAGCAGCGTCGTCTCGCGCTGGTTGGTGATGCCGATGGCCTTGATGTCGTCGCGGGTGATGCCGGCCTTCTCGATGGCCGAGGCGACGACCTCCTCCACGTTGGTCCAGATCTCGGTGGCGTTGTGCTCCACCCAGCCCGGCTTCGGGAAGATCTGCTCGTGCTCCTTCTGGTCGACGGAGACGATCCGACCGTCCCGGTCGAAGACGATGCAGCGGCTGGAGGTGGTGCCCTGGTCGATCGCGGCGATGAACGGCCCGGCGGTGTGCGCGTCGGTCACGGTGTGCTCCTGAAAGTCCGTGGATGTGAGGCTGGCTTACGGCGTATTGCCTTCGGCTCCGGCCGACGTCCGTCCCGTACCGGACGGACGTCGGCGCCGAGCGGACGTACGGCTCTAAGCAAAAGCGACGTTGTAGAGGCCTGCGGCGATCGCTCCGCCGATCAGCGGACCCACGACCGGGATCCAGGCGTAGCTCCAGTCCGACCCGCCCTTGTTGGGCAGGGGCAGCAGGGCGTGCACGATGCGCGGACCGAGGTCACGGGCCGGGTTGATCGCGTAGCCCGTCGGGCCACCGAGCGAGAGGCCGATGCTGACGACGACGAGGGCGGTGATCAGCGCGCCCAGCGTGCCGAGACCCTTGCCGCTGTCGTTGAGCCCCTGCGTGAGGACCGCGAGCACCAGCACGGTCGTGCCGATGATCTCGGTGGCGACGTTCTGCCACGCGACCCGGACCTCCGGGCCGGTGGAGAAGATGCCGAGCACCGGGCCGGCCTTGGCCTCCCGTGCCTCCACGGACTTGACGTCCTGCGCACCGGGGCCGCCCACGATCTCGCGGTCGGTGAGGTGCGCGAGGAACTGTCCGTAGTACGCGATCCACACGAGCGCCGCACCGATCATGGCGCCGAGGAGCTGGCCCGACCAATAGGTCAGGACGTTGCTCCAGTCGTCGTCCTTGATCGCGATGCCGAGGGTGACGGCCGGGTTCAGATGGGCACCGGAGAGAGGCGCCGAGGTGTACACCGCGGTCAGTACCGCGAAGCCCCATCCGAACGTGATGGCGAGCCACCCGGCGTTGCGTGCCTTCGAGGCCTTCAGCGTGACGGCGGCGCACACGCCACCGCCGAGCAGGATGAGTATGGCGGTACCTATGGTCTCGCCGATGAAGATGTCGGAGCTGGACACCCGCGACTCCTTTGTCCTTCGTCCAGGGGAAGGCGAACCCCGGGTCCCTCCGGTGGTTCGCGACCTCAGGTGAGGTCGTTGCCGGCCCTTGGCCTTGTCACACTCTAACGCGTATTGCCGGTAGGTGTTCGACAATGCCGACCGATGGACGGGAGTCTCGCTCTGCCAATACCACCTCGTCAAGGCCCCTGTTATCGAAAACGCGATCGTTATTGATCGCTGTGACCTATCGATCATGAAAACGCCCGCACACCACGTGCGAGCAGGAACGTTCCGTGTCCGAGGGAGCGCGAAGAAGGCCGGTACGTCATCGACGTACCGGCCTTCTTCCCACAATCGGGGGCCCGGACTCGGCCCGGACCCGCTCAGGGTCCGGCGCGGGCCCGGCCCGGACTCAGAACCGCCCGGCGCCCAGGTCCCTGGACACCGAGCGGGCGCAGTCGCGGACGGCGGCGATCAGCTCGGGACGCAGCTCGCCGTCCTTGTCGCAGACGCGCTCCACCGCCCCCGTGACCCCCACCGCGCCGACCGGCATCCGCCGCTGGTTGTGAATGGGCGCGGCCACCGAGGCCACTCCTGTCCAGGTCTCCTCGACGTCGGCCGCGTACCCGCGCGCGCGGGTGAGGTCGAGAATGCCCTCGAACGCCTCGGGCGTACTGACCGTGCGCGCCGTGAACTCCTCGCGCTCGGCCTCCAGCACCTCGCTGTGCGCCACCGGGTCGTACGCCGACAGGACCTTGCCCAGCGCCGTGGAGTGCAGGGGCTGCATGGCCCCGACCTCCAGCACCTGCCGGCTGTCGTCGGGCCTGAACACGTGGTGCACGATCAGCACGCCCTGCTGGTGCAGCACCCCCAGGTAGACGCTCTCGCCGCTGGAGCGGGCCAGGTCGTCGGTCCACACCAGGGCGCGCGCCCGCAGTTCGTGCACATCGAGATAGGTCGTCCCGAGACGCAGCAGCTCGGCGCCCAGCTGGTAGCGCCCGGAGGGCCCGTCCTGCTCGACGAAGCCCTCCTGCTGCAGCGTGCGCAGGATCCCGTGGGCCGTGCCCTTCGCCAGGCCCAGCGACGAGGCGATGTCCGACAGGCCGAGCCGCCGCTCCCCGCCCGCGAGCAGCCGCAGCATCGCGGCCGCCCGTTCGAGCGACTGGATGTTCCGTGCCATCGCCGTCGTGCCCTCCGTCCCCTTGGACCGTCGGTCGCCGCTTCGCTGCCACCGTTCGGCAATGTCGAACATTACCGCTCATCGCCGACCTCCCGCTAATGGGTGGTCGTGATGAGTTGCGAACGCATCCCGGCCGACGCCGGGTACGGATCCCGCGTCCGTCCCGTGGACGCTCCCGCCCCTTCGGTGCCGTCGCGGGCTACCCTGACGGCGTGCGCCTTCCACGAGAAGCGCAAAGCCGACAGCCGTCGCACCCCAGGGAGCATTTTCCATGGCCTCGTTGCCGAACCCGTCCCTTCCGTCCGACTCGGCCTACAGCCGGGCCAGGACCGACGCCCTCCGCGAGGCGCTCGCCACCCGTGTGGTGGTGGCCGACGGCGCGATGGGCACGATGCTCCAGGCACAGGATCCGACCCTTGAGGACTTCGAGAACCTTGAGGGCTGCAACGAGATCCTGAACCTCACGCGCCCCGACATCGTGCGCTCCGTCCACCAGGAGTACTTCGCGGTCGGCGTCGACTGCGTCGAGACCAACACCTTCGGCGCCAACCACGCGGCCCTCGCCGAGTACGACATCGCCGACCGCGTCTTCGAGCTCTCCGAGTCCGGCGCCCGCATCGCCCGCGAGGTCGCCGACGAGTTCACCGCCTCCACCGGGCAGCAGCGCTGGGTCCTGGGCTCCATGGGCCCCGGCACCAAGCTGCCGACCCTCGGCCACGCCCCGTACACCCTCCTGCGTGACGCCTACCAGCGGAACGCCGAGGGCATGATCGTCGGCGGCGCCGACGCGCTGCTCGTGGAGACCACCCAGGACCTGCTGCAGACCAAGGCGTCCGTGCTGGGCGCCCGCCGGGCCCTGGAGAAGCTGGGCGTGGA is a genomic window of Streptomyces sp. NBC_00414 containing:
- a CDS encoding ABC transporter permease, whose protein sequence is MTTTQSTEVPTKAAPPPATSPALRVQSAVIKYGFIFVTVTLFAYFALSEPSFRDSATLLDTLRYVSVAAILGLGVTLTMAVGGIDMSVGAVAGLGVTVAAKTMVSYNQVGLVAILAVIAAGALAGLLNALLIVVLKIPDMLATLGTMFVIQGTKLVLVDGQSITPGMTRSDGSTAPGKFTEGFLRIDRGTVLGIPVSVLIFGALTVVAWVFLARTRWGRVLYAIGANPEASRLAGIRVGAYRALAYVLSGVLASIGGLILASRIGQGDVSAGTSQLLEAVAVALVGTSVLGRGRPNVWGTALGAVLIGIITTGLTIKGLPYYTQDVVEGAVLILALIFSFTLSKRRTA
- the mtnK gene encoding S-methyl-5-thioribose kinase, with the protein product MGYRILETEDVPAYLRERGHWDDLDDIEVREVSDGNMNRVFLASNAAGTRGLAVKQALPWVRVAGPSWPMSPERADAEARAYEQVARVAPDKIPAIHGYDADNYALVMEDMSDLEVLRTALNEGGAYGPDTSRRIGEFVAQLTFATSDFGMPSAERKALIAASVSPELCRITEDVVLSEPYIEHEHNHWLPELGDLAAEFRADTRLRTEVADLRHTFMTSAQALLHGDLHTGSVMVGERDHTPVVRVFDPEFSFVGPIGYDLGLYWANVLVSRARAHALGAVTDHAAQLGLTWEGFETEFRRLWPARVDTFFDDAYLDRFLRRVWTDAVGFAGTEIVRRIIGFAHLTDLTTLPDPVPASRATLLLGRQLILGRAELHRPGDIDSLQSAEAPQV
- a CDS encoding NACHT domain-containing protein; protein product: MDTLRGGRDGRDGGHGRDGWRPPSEVRNIVRDSTIEYLVQAGWIQGDLVVNLPPPREPVDTAAEELARSVRAQWSAEVAAWELGDFEGPLAVRWLARWGTTAPAGTAEPPTRPARSDRLGDIADTLLDLDARRLLVLGGPGSGKSTLLAMTVVLLAGRHLGDVTRRMPGDRGVPVPLLLSLESWDAESVGLRDWLVGRLTEDHPGLPRVTGAHPARRLVRDGRVLPVLDGLDELPDHRRAAVVRELNATPRELGFVLASRTHEYRTLDVRVTGASDIEALPVGPRDAAVHLLRTADEQRHERWGPVLDELADHPEGPLGQALSTPLMIWLARRAHRPAHTEPARLADRTRLPTREAVERHLMDTVVPAAFEPRAHDTERLHAPGHWNPARARGWLAFLARELERRRTGEFAWWRLNRARAARLLAMPTLVALCIVLAESMMAIVTRVEDTYGDSPQFDHDVFDRNYLFGAAVMATGIQLTTLQWYGDRFWEPRRRANPFKAGAALRSASRAASVRRALTSLAILVVPGALLLLMAQGAYESDAFTAQAVLGYILPALVMLVIAAPADTVDAATPDELLASERRAGLLTLGVVAPLIGLGSGAHSLLTGHGTVDFWVAFAKGVTGAVIVLVAVSPWCLWVVSKAWLAVLGRVPWSLMEFLRDAYGGGLLQRYGGTYRFRHLRLQEHLAGHPAAPLPAASTTVGPRQPLTVTGPRQPRPAAPPPRLSEVLDSPPPLHELRGHTVVSNDDEYVVDARDRRLPLGHWPLCGLFMVLAAVRMAATGNWDNALGWTSVLFWPALAAFVNLVAFLLPKMHLTLRIDHRGIVASRGRRRAAYPWEDVLAVRVRQVYVRGRDQRVYGPHVRLRPGAPEPPWMFRGRDGWYLVMALHFRESVPPDLAGALTRFSGGRWQG
- a CDS encoding glycerol-3-phosphate dehydrogenase/oxidase, producing the protein MTTLQSVPALGTHPADGSAAFHAKAVGRAETREQLSKSTYDLLVIGGGILGISTAWHAAQSGLRVALVDAGDFAGATSSASSKLLHGGLRYLQTGAVKLVAENHFERRAVSRQVAPHLANPLTFYLPVYKGGPHGAAKLGAGVFAYSALSAFGDGVGHLLSPSKAAQDVPELRTDNLKAVAVYGDDQMNDSRMALMTVRAAVESGATVLNHAAVTGLRFTRGRVTGAELKDTLSGDEFGVSARLVLNATGPWVDHLRKMEDENAAPSIRLSKGAHLVLKRTSPWKAALATPIDKYRITFALPWEDMLLLGTTDEEYEGDPADVSVTEKDIAQILDEAAFSIRDKQLTRDLITYSFAGLRVLPGGPGDTSKAKRETVVTEGRGGMLSVAGGKWTTFRHIGRTVMKQLESLPGRPLGEDFEPVSALPKKLPLPGVANPRAVAHRLLVDSPAPAPRMGADTAKHLATHYGSLAFDIARLAEDNPELAQRVHEDAPEIWAQVVYARDNEWAETADDVLRRRTTLTIRGLANDEIRGKVQNLLDNK
- the glpK gene encoding glycerol kinase GlpK, which encodes MTDAHTAGPFIAAIDQGTTSSRCIVFDRDGRIVSVDQKEHEQIFPKPGWVEHNATEIWTNVEEVVASAIEKAGITRDDIKAIGITNQRETTLLWDKNTGEPVHNALVWQDTRTDALCKELGRNVGQDRFRRQTGLPLASYFAGPKARWLLDNVEGLRERAEAGDILFGTMDSWVIWNLTGGVNGGRHVTDVTNASRTMLMNLHTMQWDEQIAESIGVPMAMLPEIRSSAEVYGEITGGKLGDLLGGIPVASALGDQQAALFGQTCFSEGEAKSTYGTGTFMLMNTGDKLINSYSGLLTTVGYQIGDQKPVYALEGSIAVTGSLVQWMRDQMGLIKSAAEIETLALSVEDNGGAYFVPAFSGLFAPYWRPDARGVITGLTRYVTKAHIARAVLEATAWQTREISDAMTKDSGVELTALKVDGGMTSNNLLMQTLADVLDAPVVRPMVAETTCLGAAYAAGLAVGFWTNTEDLRANWRRAAEWTPNMAAETRDREYKSWLKAVERTMGWIEDEE
- a CDS encoding MIP/aquaporin family protein; protein product: MSSSDIFIGETIGTAILILLGGGVCAAVTLKASKARNAGWLAITFGWGFAVLTAVYTSAPLSGAHLNPAVTLGIAIKDDDWSNVLTYWSGQLLGAMIGAALVWIAYYGQFLAHLTDREIVGGPGAQDVKSVEAREAKAGPVLGIFSTGPEVRVAWQNVATEIIGTTVLVLAVLTQGLNDSGKGLGTLGALITALVVVSIGLSLGGPTGYAINPARDLGPRIVHALLPLPNKGGSDWSYAWIPVVGPLIGGAIAAGLYNVAFA
- a CDS encoding IclR family transcriptional regulator; this encodes MARNIQSLERAAAMLRLLAGGERRLGLSDIASSLGLAKGTAHGILRTLQQEGFVEQDGPSGRYQLGAELLRLGTTYLDVHELRARALVWTDDLARSSGESVYLGVLHQQGVLIVHHVFRPDDSRQVLEVGAMQPLHSTALGKVLSAYDPVAHSEVLEAEREEFTARTVSTPEAFEGILDLTRARGYAADVEETWTGVASVAAPIHNQRRMPVGAVGVTGAVERVCDKDGELRPELIAAVRDCARSVSRDLGAGRF